GTTGATGATGGAAGTGACATTTGAGATTTTGCGTGAAGCGGGGATTCGGCTGCCGCGTGCAGTCGGACAGGCGGTGTCGATTGTTGGCGCCTTGGTCATCGGGCAGGCGGCAGTGGAAGCTGGGTTCGTTTCCTCGGCGATGGTGATCGTCGTTTCGATCACGGCGATCGCCAGCTTTGCGACGCCGTCGTTTGCCATCGCCATTTCAGCCCGTCTCATCCGCTTTGGGTTGATGTTTTTAGCAGCGATGTTCGGGTTTTACGGCATCATGATGGGGTTGTTGGTCATGATTCTCCATTTATGCAGCTTGCGTTCGTTTGGGGTGCCATACATGTCGCCGCTCGCTCCGTTCACCCCATCTAATATGGGCGATACCCTGTTTCGAATCCCGACATGGATGTACCGCGAGCGGCCGCGCCTGATTAACCAGAAAAATATCATTCGCCAATCAGGGGGTCAGAAACCGCAGCCTCCGGCACCAACACGCCGGGAAAAGGAGGATGGATCATGAAACGATCTATCGCCATGTTTGTGTCCTTTTTTGTTTGTGCGCTGTTGCTGGCTGGTTGTTGGAGTAAAAAGGAGCTTCCTGACTTAGCGTTTGTCATTGCCGTTGGCCTTGATAAAACAGAAGACGGCAGATATTTGGCCTCGTTTCAAGTCGTCAACCCGGGCAACGTCGCCGGCGCGACCCAGCGTGGCGGCGGGGCGGCCGGCGTGCCCGTTTCCATGTATACGTCGACCGGAGACACGTTGGTCGAGGCAAGCCGAAAAGCCTCGAAGAAGTTGTCACGCATTCTGTATTATGGCCATACGAACTTGGTGGTCATCGGCGAAGAGGTGGCGCGTGAGGGGTTGAATGGGGTATTCGATGCGATGGAACGGAACAACCAGTTTCGCACGACCTCACGGCTGGTTGTTGCCCGTGGCCATTCGGCGAAAGATGTGCTAGCTGTGTTGACACCGATTGATAAAATTTCCGCCAACCAAATTATTAAGACGTTGGAGTTTTCCGAGATGGCCTGGGGGCAGACAATCAACACCGATGTCTGGTGGGCGATTCGTAGCTTGTCTGGAGCCGGAAGAAATCCGGTGATGACCGGTATTACCATTGAAGGGGATCCCCAGCGCGGCAAACGGCAAACCAACGTCCAGACATCGGTCCCGAACGTCCGAATCAGTTTGGACGGATTGGCATTATTTAAAAAAGATCACCTTGTTCGCTGGGTGAGCGGGTCGACATCAAGGGGCGTGCTTTGGGTGCTGGATCGAATTAAACAAACGAATATCACGATCCCCTGGAATGGAAAAAAAGAAGCGATTGGCTATCGAACCGTGCGGGTGAAAACAGAAGTCAAGCCCCAATGGAAAAAGGGAAGGCCATCGATTTTGGTTCACATTCAAACGGAAGGAGATATCAGTGAAGCATACGTTCCGATTCGTTTGGATGACTACCGGCAATTGTTCCAATTGGAAAAGGCCATTGGCCGGGATATTGAACGGGAAGTGAAACAGGCGATTGAAACGGCCCAGTATGAAAAAACTGATGTTTTTGGTTTTGGCGAGGCGGTGCATCGCGCCCACCCCCGCCTGTGGAAAAGAATCAAAAAAGAGTGGGATGACCGCTATTTCCCTCATCTTCAGGTGACAGTGAAAGTGGATGCTTACATTCGGCGCACGGGATTGCGGAATACGCCATACATCAAATAAGCGTTTTCGGCTCAAAAAACTTGGATACGGTGGAGTGAGGAGCGATGGAGCGAGATGGAACATAGTAAAATCAATATGCGCCAGCTGTTTGTCCTGATTGTGTTGTTTGAGCATGGCAGTGCGATCGTCATTCCGCTCGGCGTCAGCGCCAAGCAAGATGTGTGGATCACCATTTTGCTCGGTCTGGCGCTTGGGCTGTTGCTGTTTTTGGTTTACGAGCGTTTGTTTCATTATTACCCCGATCAGCCGCTGACTTCCTATGTGACACATATCGTCGGCAAGCCGCTCGGCAAGTTGTTGGCGGTTCTCTATATTACCTATTTTTTCTATATCTCCGCCCGTGTGTTGCGTGATTTTGGCGAACTGTTGCTCACGTTTGCCTATCCGGAAACACCGCTGTTTGTTTTGAATGCCCTTATGGCTATGACGGTCATGTACAGCGCCTATAAAGGCATCGAAGTATTGGCGCGCACCGGCGAACTGCTTTATACGTTATTGCAAATACTGGCGGTTGTTGGATTCATCTTAGTTATCGCTTCCGGAGTTGTTGATCTCACCCAGCTCCAACCGGTATTAGAGGAAGGGTGGAAACGGGTGTGGAAAACGGTGTTCACGGAAACGTTGTACGTGCCGTTTGGCGAAATGATCGTGTTTACCATGCTGTTTCCATACTTGAATCGTCCGGAAAAAGCGCGGCGGGCCGCCGTTGCCGGGATGGTGTTGACCGGGATCAACCTGGCGATCATTATGGCCGTTAATACGGCCGTCTTGGGAGCTGATGCGGTGTCACGTTCATCGTTTCCGTTGCTCGATACGATCCGCCGCATTCAAGTCGCTCACTTTTTAGAGCGGCTTGATGTCTTTTTTATGGTCGCTCTAGTGATCGGGGGGTTTTTCAAAGTCTCCATCTTTTTTTATGCCGGCGTCGTGGGGGTGGCTCATGTATTCGGGTTTTCGAACCACCAGCGGCTTGTTTATCCGTTTGGGGCGCTTGTCTTATTGTGGTCGGTGGCGATGGCAAGCAACTATGTGGAGCATATTCATGAAGGATTAAAGATTGTCACGTTCTATCTGCACATCCCGCTGCAAATCATCATTCCGGTGCTCTTGCTTGTGATTGCGGCGATTCGCCGGCGGTTTGGATCATCGGCAAAATAAGAAAAACGGACTAGAAGATTTATGCGGCAGCAAGCAGGAAAAACCGCAAAAAAACACGAATACAACAATAACCTGTTCCTACGAGGAACAATGGGGCGAAAAGTGGTGCTGAACATGCAACCCGAAGGCGGGGTGGAAACAACCCGGCGCCGATGCGCGTTTTTGTTTCGGGAAGCCGGTGTCAGCTGAAGGCTATTGATTTTGATTATAACGAAAAAGGGTTGAACGATGGTGAAGGCGAATGTACAGGCGATCGATCAGCTAGACGCGGAACAGTTGGGCAGCGGCATGGTGATTACCGACCGTCAACTTTCGATTGTTGCGGTCAGCGAACCGACGCCAAGATGGCTCGGATTTGCCAAAAACGAATTAGTCGGGCGGCCGGTCGGCGTTCTGTTTTCAGCCGAATGGTCGGCCGCGTTGTTGGACGGCATCGCCGAGGCGGTAAAAAAGGACGGATGTTGGCAAGGAGAAGCGCGCCATGTGGCGAAAAGCGGGAAAGCATACATGAGCTGGATGAACGTCTATCGGTTGTCAGGCAGCGAGGGAGAATGGCTCGTTTGGCATTTTGTTGAACAAACCGCTATGCCTCCGGCTGATCGACCGACGCCGTCTGAGTTGCTTGAGGTCATTTACGATTCCGCCCCGTTCGCTGTTGTTCCGGTGGCGGCGGACGGAACCGTGCAAGATTGGGGGCTTAGTGCAGAGCGGCTGTTTGGGCGCCGAAAAGAAGAGGCGGTCGGCCGCCCGATATGGTCGCTCTTTCGTTGCGGCAGCCAAACATGGCTTCCGTTTCCTCCCAAAGAGCAGCGATGCGGCGAAGGGATGGTGCAGCGCCGGGACGGCACGTCCGCCAATGTCGCCTATACGGTCATTCCCGTGCTTCAGGCGGACGGATATATCGTCCTTGTCGAAGATGAGACGAAGCAAAAGCAAAAAGAGGCTGAGCGGCGGCGCCAAGTCGAGCTGGCCAAAAAAATTCAGCAAAATTTGCTGACGCCGCTCATTCAAAACGAGGCGGTGACGATGGATGCCGTCTATATTCCATCCGATGATTTGTCAGGCGATATTTACGCTTGCTATCAAATCGACCTGTACCGCTACGGGGTGATCGTCATCGACGTGATGGGCCACGGCATTTCGTCGGCCTTGGTGAGCATGTTGCTCCGCTCGCTTTTGCGCGGGTTGATCGTGCGCGTCATTGACCCGGTCTCGGTGGCGAGCGAGCTGGAGAAGCATGTGCAAACGTTGTTTCCTGATGAGGCCAACAACATCCGCCACCTATTTTCCATGATTTATTTAGTGATTGACACGAAAGAGCGGAAAATTGAATATACCAACGCC
Above is a window of Geobacillus thermoleovorans DNA encoding:
- a CDS encoding Ger(x)C family spore germination protein, with protein sequence MKRSIAMFVSFFVCALLLAGCWSKKELPDLAFVIAVGLDKTEDGRYLASFQVVNPGNVAGATQRGGGAAGVPVSMYTSTGDTLVEASRKASKKLSRILYYGHTNLVVIGEEVAREGLNGVFDAMERNNQFRTTSRLVVARGHSAKDVLAVLTPIDKISANQIIKTLEFSEMAWGQTINTDVWWAIRSLSGAGRNPVMTGITIEGDPQRGKRQTNVQTSVPNVRISLDGLALFKKDHLVRWVSGSTSRGVLWVLDRIKQTNITIPWNGKKEAIGYRTVRVKTEVKPQWKKGRPSILVHIQTEGDISEAYVPIRLDDYRQLFQLEKAIGRDIEREVKQAIETAQYEKTDVFGFGEAVHRAHPRLWKRIKKEWDDRYFPHLQVTVKVDAYIRRTGLRNTPYIK
- a CDS encoding GerAB/ArcD/ProY family transporter gives rise to the protein MEHSKINMRQLFVLIVLFEHGSAIVIPLGVSAKQDVWITILLGLALGLLLFLVYERLFHYYPDQPLTSYVTHIVGKPLGKLLAVLYITYFFYISARVLRDFGELLLTFAYPETPLFVLNALMAMTVMYSAYKGIEVLARTGELLYTLLQILAVVGFILVIASGVVDLTQLQPVLEEGWKRVWKTVFTETLYVPFGEMIVFTMLFPYLNRPEKARRAAVAGMVLTGINLAIIMAVNTAVLGADAVSRSSFPLLDTIRRIQVAHFLERLDVFFMVALVIGGFFKVSIFFYAGVVGVAHVFGFSNHQRLVYPFGALVLLWSVAMASNYVEHIHEGLKIVTFYLHIPLQIIIPVLLLVIAAIRRRFGSSAK
- a CDS encoding SpoIIE family protein phosphatase yields the protein MVKANVQAIDQLDAEQLGSGMVITDRQLSIVAVSEPTPRWLGFAKNELVGRPVGVLFSAEWSAALLDGIAEAVKKDGCWQGEARHVAKSGKAYMSWMNVYRLSGSEGEWLVWHFVEQTAMPPADRPTPSELLEVIYDSAPFAVVPVAADGTVQDWGLSAERLFGRRKEEAVGRPIWSLFRCGSQTWLPFPPKEQRCGEGMVQRRDGTSANVAYTVIPVLQADGYIVLVEDETKQKQKEAERRRQVELAKKIQQNLLTPLIQNEAVTMDAVYIPSDDLSGDIYACYQIDLYRYGVIVIDVMGHGISSALVSMLLRSLLRGLIVRVIDPVSVASELEKHVQTLFPDEANNIRHLFSMIYLVIDTKERKIEYTNAGHPAGLLVLDDGSVRELDKGGLAIGSPFSLPFEKEVIHYDKRARLLLYTDGILEEIDPSILQSIEKIRLCTQMCRHLPDKRFLERLISQGPPLVSPSDDICLLSITVHG